A part of Caretta caretta isolate rCarCar2 chromosome 1, rCarCar1.hap1, whole genome shotgun sequence genomic DNA contains:
- the LOC125634523 gene encoding gap junction beta-6 protein isoform X1, producing MRSKDSNETMDWGTLQAILGGVNKHSTSIGKIWLTVMFIFRVMILVVAAEEVWGDEQNDFVCNTLQPGCKNVCYDHFFPISHIRLWALQLIFVSTPALLVAMHVAYRRNEKKKQLRNGGKTCEYKDIEEIKAQRFHIQGPLWWTYTSSIFFRMIFEALFMYAFYFMYDGFRMPRLVKCNAWPCPNTVDCFVSRPTEKTVFTIFMIAVSGICILLNVAEFCYLLVKVFLRKSRRAASPRHHHNHETKEETKQNEMNELISDSCHNTVSGFPSS from the coding sequence GTCAAAGGATTCAAACGAGACAATGGACTGGGGAACACTACAGGCCATTTTAGGAGGTGTAAACAAACACTCCACCAGTATCGGAAAGATCTGGCTCACAGTCATGTTCATTTTCCGTGTTATGATCCTTGTGGTGGCTGCAGAGGAAGTCTGGGGAGACGAACAAAATGATTTTGTCTGCAACACTCTGCAACCGGGATGCAAAAATGTTTGCTATGACCACTTTTTCCCCATCTCTCACATTCGACTGTGGGCCCTTCAGCTCATCTTTGTCTCAACTCCTGCACTTCTCGTGGCCATGCACGTTGCATACAGAAGAAACGAGAAGAAAAAGCAGCTCAGAAATGGAGGGAAAACCTGCGAATATAAAGACATTGAAGAAATAAAAGCACAAAGATTTCATATTCAGGGTCCCTTGTGGTGGACCTACACCAGCAGCATATTCTTCAGAATGATCTTTGAAGCCCTTTTTATGTATGCGTTTTACTTCATGTATGATGGCTTCCGAATGCCACGCCTAGTGAAGTGCAATGCATGGCCTTGCCCCAACACAGTGGACTGTTTTGTTTCTCGACCCACTGAAAAGACAGTGTTCACTATTTTCATGATCGCTGTGTCTGGTATTTGCATTTTGTTAAATGTGGCTGAATTCTGCTATCTGCTGGTAAAGGTTTTCCTCAGAAAGTCTCGAAGAGCAGCATCTCCAAGACATCACCACAACCATGAAACTAAAGAGGAaactaaacaaaatgaaatgaatgaGCTAATATCTGATAGCTGTCACAACACAGTCTCGGGATTTCCAAGCAGCTAA
- the LOC125634523 gene encoding gap junction beta-6 protein isoform X2: MDWGTLQAILGGVNKHSTSIGKIWLTVMFIFRVMILVVAAEEVWGDEQNDFVCNTLQPGCKNVCYDHFFPISHIRLWALQLIFVSTPALLVAMHVAYRRNEKKKQLRNGGKTCEYKDIEEIKAQRFHIQGPLWWTYTSSIFFRMIFEALFMYAFYFMYDGFRMPRLVKCNAWPCPNTVDCFVSRPTEKTVFTIFMIAVSGICILLNVAEFCYLLVKVFLRKSRRAASPRHHHNHETKEETKQNEMNELISDSCHNTVSGFPSS; encoded by the coding sequence ATGGACTGGGGAACACTACAGGCCATTTTAGGAGGTGTAAACAAACACTCCACCAGTATCGGAAAGATCTGGCTCACAGTCATGTTCATTTTCCGTGTTATGATCCTTGTGGTGGCTGCAGAGGAAGTCTGGGGAGACGAACAAAATGATTTTGTCTGCAACACTCTGCAACCGGGATGCAAAAATGTTTGCTATGACCACTTTTTCCCCATCTCTCACATTCGACTGTGGGCCCTTCAGCTCATCTTTGTCTCAACTCCTGCACTTCTCGTGGCCATGCACGTTGCATACAGAAGAAACGAGAAGAAAAAGCAGCTCAGAAATGGAGGGAAAACCTGCGAATATAAAGACATTGAAGAAATAAAAGCACAAAGATTTCATATTCAGGGTCCCTTGTGGTGGACCTACACCAGCAGCATATTCTTCAGAATGATCTTTGAAGCCCTTTTTATGTATGCGTTTTACTTCATGTATGATGGCTTCCGAATGCCACGCCTAGTGAAGTGCAATGCATGGCCTTGCCCCAACACAGTGGACTGTTTTGTTTCTCGACCCACTGAAAAGACAGTGTTCACTATTTTCATGATCGCTGTGTCTGGTATTTGCATTTTGTTAAATGTGGCTGAATTCTGCTATCTGCTGGTAAAGGTTTTCCTCAGAAAGTCTCGAAGAGCAGCATCTCCAAGACATCACCACAACCATGAAACTAAAGAGGAaactaaacaaaatgaaatgaatgaGCTAATATCTGATAGCTGTCACAACACAGTCTCGGGATTTCCAAGCAGCTAA